The Porites lutea chromosome 9, jaPorLute2.1, whole genome shotgun sequence sequence TATTAAGTTCGGCTTTTTCTGACATGACCTTCATAATAGAATTGAGTTTGTTCACACCAACAGGAGACTGTTTGAACCACGGCTTTTTGTCGAGCGAGTCTGTCTTGATGTTGTTTACCGCTAGATAAAACGGCGCCTCGTCAAAGTTCATTTGAGTCGGTCTCTTTTCGGCGAAAACCTTGTAAGTCAACACTGGACATCTGTCGCTATTTggaagtgaaaacatttttggagctaTCGGCCTAACATCGTTCGTGTCATCTCCGAGGCGGGTTTTTGTTTGTCGTTCTCCGTATTCAAGAAATTCCACTCCAGTTGATGTTTTCTTGAGCTTCACGTCGCCCCAGCACATGTCCCTGTGCTCTTTGCAGCCGCGAAGACCGAACTGAGTTGTGTTATTCAACCAGAGTGTGTTCAGCAGAGCTTCAGGTCTCTCAGTTCCTAGAAGTTTTTTCTCGTAGAGAACTTGTATGTCGTCTTCACTGATAGCGACAGATGCATTTGGTTTATTGCCTTTCCCTTTGCGTTTCAAATCTTTCTGCTTGGATGACaaagcttttcttgttttctcgaatTGCAGGTCTTTGATGATGCTGTGaccgtaatttttctttttgagataTCTCTCAAAGCTTGCAATGAATCCTCGAAGGGAGCTTGGTTCgtattcttcttgtttgtctttggTGCGGACTGTTATGATGAATTCGCTCAAATATTCATTCAGCTCCTCTGGAGGGATCTCTTCAAGTTTTCGTTCCTCGTTTTTCGATGCTAGGAATTGTTGCAGCACGGCtacattttgcaaagttttctttttagtgctttcgttttcttgttctgAGATGAAATCCTCCACAGACACATCTAAATCCTtaaatcttgatgccattttatttgacgagaaatgaaaaacaactcgCCGTTGCTTGCCAGTCGTTGAGAAAAGACTGAGCTCTACGATTTTCTTCACTAGTGACAAAGAGCCGTCCGTGGCCTGTGATTGGTCGGACGatatttttcactagtgacaaaaacCGTCCGACTAATCAGAAGCCAGCAATCACGCACAGggatgaaatttatttcattgatttttggcgcgaaaatctcagtatgtatagGATAAATCGGCATCTGCGGACGTGCGATTGATGGGGGCTTgccaacgtttttttttttaattttttaattttttaattttttaacttttttttttaacgaagactagtgagcagcacaaaggaagacttcttgtagttgtaagctttttcgtttatttccgacgcg is a genomic window containing:
- the LOC140948736 gene encoding uncharacterized protein KIAA1958-like codes for the protein MASRFKDLDVSVEDFISEQENESTKKKTLQNVAVLQQFLASKNEERKLEEIPPEELNEYLSEFIITVRTKDKQEEYEPSSLRGFIASFERYLKKKNYGHSIIKDLQFEKTRKALSSKQKDLKRKGKGNKPNASVAISEDDIQVLYEKKLLGTERPEALLNTLWLNNTTQFGLRGCKEHRDMCWGDVKLKKTSTGVEFLEYGERQTKTRLGDDTNDVRPIAPKMFSLPNSDRCPVLTYKVFAEKRPTQMNFDEAPFYLAVNNIKTDSLDKKPWFKQSPVGVNKLNSIMKVMSEKAELNKPRLKNHSGRKTMMQTLVNEEIPPTDIIQLSGHRNLQSVNNYATVSEKQQMKMSRTLSAFTTGIVSKKDAPREESSCGSSSENNKMLVSQQRTEHTVTSSTCGQQQALQIFAGATISGGNIHVSINTLNKSPILPTSPKPKYQRYKRLLSSDSESD